The Desulfuromonas versatilis genome has a segment encoding these proteins:
- a CDS encoding cupin domain-containing protein, translating to MTDEKQSPGSCDWVPGEGREATSGASCDWAGAPAEGADNRSAFYRFLPDFSWEGVKREEYKPEAGGWAAIARNVLIGNRGESARFDLRYFEIAPGGNSSLEKHRHEHVVVGIRGRGQALIAGEVREVGFLDTLYLAPDDPHQLLNPFEEPFGFFCIVNHERDRPRPLDADELARLHAGPAGKLVKP from the coding sequence ATGACCGACGAAAAGCAGAGCCCCGGCAGCTGCGACTGGGTCCCCGGCGAGGGACGCGAGGCCACCAGCGGCGCCAGCTGCGACTGGGCCGGAGCCCCCGCCGAAGGCGCCGACAACCGCAGCGCTTTCTACCGTTTTTTGCCCGACTTCAGCTGGGAGGGGGTCAAGCGCGAGGAGTACAAACCCGAGGCCGGCGGCTGGGCGGCCATCGCCCGTAACGTGCTGATCGGCAATCGCGGCGAGAGCGCCCGCTTCGATCTGCGCTATTTCGAAATCGCCCCCGGCGGCAACTCGTCGCTGGAAAAGCACCGGCACGAACACGTGGTGGTCGGCATCCGCGGCCGCGGCCAGGCGCTGATCGCCGGCGAGGTGCGGGAGGTCGGCTTTCTCGACACCCTCTACCTGGCCCCCGACGACCCCCACCAGTTGCTCAACCCCTTCGAGGAGCCCTTCGGCTTTTTCTGCATCGTCAACCACGAGCGCGACCGCCCCCGGCCCCTCGATGCCGATGAGCTCGCCAGGCTCCATGCCGGACCGGCGGGAAAGCTGGTAAAACCTTGA
- a CDS encoding PAS domain S-box protein, with protein sequence MNYRFSDIVDVPTVQALMESLWQASGIPVGIIDTSGTILVATGWQDICTRFHRRNPDSASRCRESDAFIHEQLRKPGTLPEGGFIEYHCRNQMVDIAVPIIIEEKHLATLFLGQFFYEPPDKEVFRRQAREFGFDEAAYLAALEEVPIFSRKRVEDILDFHTRFVDLIVQMGVQKLRLLESMAAQRESQEKFSTVFDHSPHLIGLLEPDGTLLEANRAALELAGAELGEIRGRFFGDTPWWDHSPMEQARLKEYLQTAAGGSRVRAETTNRAANGELRHIDLSITPVLDAAGQVDLLIAEGHDITERKRMEQALREKEERYRSLYNNTPVMLHSIDPEGRLLSVSDFWLETMGYTRSEVLGRKSTEFLTEESRHLAGQRLSEFFRTGLTKNVPCSFVKKSGEVIDVLLSAIAERDSQGRIRRSLAVMVEITQRIRAERALRAAHRQLEDIIEFLPDATFVIDRDKKIVAWNRALEEMTGIKKAQVLGQGNQVYSRAFYDHQRPILIDLVGTPDPRAAANYDFVERRGDSLLAEVFVPSLFGGRGAHVWVIASPLLDQDGNQVGAIESVRDITDRKQVETKLRQAVVEAEEARDKIDAILKSVSDGLMVTGPLGRVVLMNGPAQQLLGVEAAEVLNRPIKEVLDNQALVSHIEAIREGSETGGPAIEWEQSTPEPGEVRTILARSSTIRAKEHAGTGVISQLQDVTRERVLSRMKSEFISTAAHELRTPLTSVKGFSELLLTDQGLNEQQKRDFLSFIHEKALTLERIIDDLLDLSRVESGRVIHLEKKPCDLVAVLRRLVSQYRQEFKDRQFETDFPSVSRPLLIDQGKIVQVLENLLSNAVKFSRSGTRIKVGCDIRNSSWRVSVQDEGIGMSAEQLERVFDKFYRADASTTAVSGLGLGMAIAKSIVEAHSGEIWIESELGRGTRAVFTLPQANAPLN encoded by the coding sequence ATGAACTATCGCTTTTCGGATATTGTCGACGTCCCCACCGTCCAGGCTCTGATGGAAAGCCTCTGGCAGGCCTCGGGCATCCCGGTGGGGATCATCGACACAAGCGGCACCATTCTGGTGGCCACCGGCTGGCAGGACATCTGTACCCGCTTCCATCGGCGAAATCCGGACTCCGCCAGCCGCTGCCGGGAGAGCGATGCCTTCATCCATGAACAACTGCGCAAGCCGGGAACGCTGCCCGAAGGCGGCTTCATCGAATATCACTGCCGCAACCAGATGGTCGATATCGCCGTGCCGATCATCATTGAAGAAAAGCACCTGGCCACCCTGTTTCTTGGCCAGTTCTTCTACGAGCCCCCGGATAAAGAGGTTTTTCGCAGGCAGGCGCGGGAGTTCGGCTTCGACGAAGCCGCCTACCTCGCCGCGCTGGAAGAGGTCCCCATATTCTCCCGCAAGCGAGTGGAAGACATCCTCGATTTCCACACCCGCTTCGTCGACCTGATCGTGCAGATGGGGGTGCAGAAGCTGCGCCTGCTAGAGTCCATGGCGGCCCAGCGCGAAAGCCAGGAGAAATTCAGCACGGTCTTTGACCACTCGCCCCACCTGATCGGCCTGCTCGAACCCGACGGCACCCTGCTTGAGGCCAACCGGGCGGCCCTCGAGCTGGCCGGTGCGGAGCTTGGGGAAATCCGTGGCCGTTTTTTCGGGGATACCCCCTGGTGGGACCACTCGCCCATGGAGCAGGCGCGCCTGAAGGAGTACCTCCAGACCGCCGCCGGCGGCTCGCGGGTGCGGGCCGAAACCACCAATCGCGCCGCCAACGGCGAACTGCGCCATATCGACCTGTCCATCACCCCGGTGCTCGATGCCGCCGGCCAGGTCGACCTGCTGATCGCCGAGGGGCACGACATCACCGAACGCAAGCGGATGGAACAGGCCCTGCGCGAAAAAGAGGAGCGTTACCGCAGCCTGTACAACAACACCCCGGTCATGCTCCACAGCATCGATCCCGAGGGGCGGCTGCTCAGCGTCAGCGACTTCTGGCTGGAAACCATGGGCTACACCCGCTCGGAGGTGCTGGGGAGAAAATCGACGGAGTTTCTCACCGAGGAATCCCGGCACCTGGCCGGACAGCGCCTGAGCGAATTCTTCCGCACAGGCCTGACGAAGAACGTCCCTTGCAGTTTCGTTAAGAAAAGCGGCGAGGTCATCGACGTGCTGCTTTCGGCCATCGCCGAGCGCGACAGCCAGGGGCGCATCCGGCGCAGCCTGGCGGTGATGGTGGAGATCACCCAACGCATTCGGGCGGAGCGGGCCCTGCGTGCGGCCCACCGGCAACTGGAGGACATCATCGAATTTCTCCCGGACGCCACCTTCGTCATCGACCGGGACAAGAAAATCGTGGCCTGGAACCGCGCCCTGGAGGAAATGACCGGGATAAAAAAAGCGCAGGTCCTCGGCCAGGGGAACCAGGTCTACTCCCGGGCCTTCTACGACCACCAGCGGCCGATTCTCATCGACCTGGTCGGCACCCCCGACCCGCGGGCCGCCGCCAATTACGATTTCGTCGAGCGGCGGGGCGATTCGCTGCTGGCCGAGGTGTTCGTCCCCTCGCTCTTCGGGGGCCGGGGCGCCCATGTCTGGGTGATCGCCTCGCCACTGCTGGATCAGGATGGCAACCAGGTCGGGGCCATCGAGTCGGTGCGCGATATCACCGACCGCAAGCAGGTGGAAACTAAACTGCGCCAGGCGGTGGTCGAAGCCGAAGAGGCCCGGGACAAGATCGACGCCATCCTCAAATCCGTCTCCGACGGGCTGATGGTCACCGGGCCCCTGGGCCGGGTGGTGCTTATGAACGGCCCGGCGCAGCAACTGCTCGGGGTCGAGGCTGCTGAGGTGCTCAACAGACCGATCAAGGAGGTTCTCGACAACCAGGCCCTGGTCAGCCACATTGAAGCCATTAGAGAGGGGAGCGAAACCGGCGGTCCGGCCATCGAATGGGAGCAGTCCACCCCCGAGCCGGGGGAAGTGCGCACCATTTTGGCCAGATCCTCCACCATCCGGGCCAAGGAGCACGCGGGGACCGGGGTCATCAGTCAACTGCAGGACGTCACCCGCGAACGTGTCCTGAGCCGGATGAAAAGCGAATTCATTTCGACGGCCGCCCACGAACTGCGCACCCCCCTGACCTCCGTCAAGGGCTTCTCAGAACTGCTGCTGACCGACCAGGGACTCAACGAGCAGCAAAAAAGGGATTTTCTCTCCTTCATCCACGAAAAGGCCCTTACCCTGGAGCGAATCATCGACGACCTGCTCGACCTGAGCAGGGTGGAGTCCGGCCGGGTCATCCACCTGGAGAAAAAACCCTGCGACCTCGTGGCGGTTCTGCGGCGCCTGGTGTCCCAATACCGGCAGGAGTTCAAGGACCGCCAGTTCGAAACCGACTTCCCGAGTGTTTCCAGGCCGCTGTTGATCGACCAGGGAAAGATCGTTCAGGTCCTGGAGAACCTGCTCAGCAATGCCGTGAAATTTTCCCGAAGCGGAACGCGGATCAAGGTCGGCTGCGACATCAGGAATTCTTCCTGGCGGGTTTCGGTTCAGGACGAAGGGATCGGCATGTCGGCGGAGCAGCTCGAGAGGGTGTTCGACAAATTCTACCGTGCCGATGCCTCCACCACGGCAGTCAGCGGCCTGGGTCTGGGGATGGCGATCGCCAAAAGCATCGTCGAGGCCCATTCCGGTGAGATCTGGATCGAGAGCGAGTTGGGCCGAGGCACCCGGGCGGTCTTCACCCTGCCGCAGGCGAATGCTCCGCTCAACTGA
- a CDS encoding NfeD family protein yields MRLRVSPTLLKYALLQVPELALLATALLLVDHWKPLPGWLFWGVLGLWLAKDMALYPLLRNAYAPQDPATSDPMAGLRGIARERLAPSGYILVRGELWQAEIPEGAAAIEAGTQVRVLRTRNLTLLVEPADAPPASPPRQP; encoded by the coding sequence TTGCGCCTTCGAGTATCTCCGACCCTTCTCAAATATGCCCTGCTGCAGGTCCCCGAACTGGCCCTGCTGGCCACGGCGCTGCTGCTGGTCGATCATTGGAAGCCCCTGCCGGGCTGGCTGTTCTGGGGAGTGCTCGGCCTGTGGCTGGCCAAAGACATGGCCCTTTACCCCCTGCTGCGCAATGCCTACGCCCCCCAGGACCCGGCCACCAGCGACCCGATGGCCGGGCTGCGGGGCATCGCCCGCGAACGGCTCGCCCCCAGCGGCTACATCCTGGTGCGCGGGGAGCTCTGGCAGGCCGAAATTCCCGAGGGGGCAGCGGCCATCGAAGCCGGCACCCAGGTTAGAGTGCTCAGGACGCGGAATCTTACCCTGCTGGTGGAGCCTGCCGATGCGCCGCCGGCCTCCCCGCCCCGGCAACCCTGA
- a CDS encoding flavin reductase family protein — translation MEAPSQSEPPFFPTPSALLTFLAPDGRPRGIPVGWVGIVCSRPSRLSLSFQCRGGLKCDFLPTGDFAINLPTDAHLAQVGFLERLADENFDILTEPGFSLTRGQVAEAPLIIECPVQVECRKGSVQSRFDHYVVSGEVACVHLGERCYGADRPVNLCRLDPFTALRRLFGGSGQPTLQQV, via the coding sequence ATGGAAGCACCCTCCCAATCCGAACCGCCATTTTTCCCCACCCCATCGGCGCTGCTGACTTTCCTGGCCCCGGACGGTCGCCCCCGGGGGATTCCCGTCGGTTGGGTGGGCATTGTCTGCTCCCGTCCCTCGCGGCTCTCCCTCTCCTTCCAGTGCCGCGGCGGGCTCAAATGTGATTTCCTCCCTACGGGGGATTTTGCGATTAACCTCCCCACCGATGCGCATCTGGCCCAGGTCGGCTTCCTGGAGCGCCTGGCCGACGAAAATTTCGATATCCTCACTGAACCGGGTTTTTCCCTGACCCGGGGGCAGGTGGCGGAGGCCCCGCTGATCATCGAGTGCCCGGTGCAGGTGGAATGTCGCAAGGGGTCGGTTCAGTCGCGGTTTGACCACTATGTGGTCAGCGGCGAGGTTGCCTGCGTCCATCTCGGGGAGCGCTGCTACGGCGCCGACCGCCCGGTCAATCTCTGCCGGCTGGACCCTTTTACCGCCCTGCGGCGCCTGTTCGGCGGCTCCGGCCAGCCCACCCTGCAGCAGGTCTGA
- a CDS encoding RrF2 family transcriptional regulator, which produces MKFSTKSRYGLRALFDMAYHSGTLPAQIKDISRRQNISPRYLEQIFQDLKKAGLIKSRRGPQGGYFLAKKPEQITVRDIILAAEGELYVVACTKESKGCKDRCEFDNKCVTQNIWREANNRLNEYFNSVTLKDLCNNGKELGLEKELDHRFMYFI; this is translated from the coding sequence ATGAAATTTTCAACCAAAAGTCGCTACGGCTTACGCGCCCTTTTCGATATGGCCTATCATTCCGGCACCCTGCCGGCCCAGATCAAGGACATATCGAGGCGACAGAACATTTCTCCCCGTTATCTCGAGCAGATCTTCCAGGATCTCAAGAAAGCGGGCTTGATCAAAAGTCGCCGGGGCCCCCAGGGCGGCTACTTTCTGGCCAAGAAGCCCGAGCAGATCACCGTTCGCGACATCATCCTCGCGGCCGAGGGTGAGCTCTATGTGGTTGCCTGCACCAAGGAGTCCAAGGGTTGCAAGGACCGCTGCGAATTCGACAATAAATGCGTCACCCAGAATATCTGGCGCGAAGCCAACAACCGGCTCAATGAATATTTCAACTCCGTCACCCTGAAAGACCTTTGCAACAATGGCAAGGAACTGGGCCTGGAGAAGGAACTGGACCATCGCTTCATGTATTTCATCTAG
- the cysK gene encoding cysteine synthase A encodes MPKTISDNPLGQVYNTPLVRINRLAGGDCAAVWGKLEAANPGGSVKDRIALAMIEKAEKDGCIKPGDTIVEPTSGNTGIGLSLVCAIKGYKLILTMPDTMTLERRRLLGAYGANLILTPGAQGMRGAIDKAEEIAKAKKCFMPQQFKNPANPWVHEQTTGPEIVQALEGRVDAFVAGVGTGGTITGVGHVLRRHNPQVHIAAVEPSDSPVLSGGDPGPHKIQGIGAGFVPEVLDTSVYQQVLTVSNDEAMATARRLAREEGIFVGISSGANVFAALKVAKKLGPGKNVVTMLCDTGERYLSTGIYD; translated from the coding sequence ATGCCGAAGACCATCAGCGATAACCCCCTCGGACAGGTTTACAACACTCCCCTGGTTCGTATCAACCGACTGGCGGGAGGGGACTGCGCCGCGGTCTGGGGCAAACTCGAGGCCGCCAACCCGGGCGGCAGCGTCAAGGACCGCATCGCCCTGGCGATGATCGAGAAGGCCGAAAAGGACGGCTGCATCAAGCCCGGCGACACCATCGTCGAACCGACCAGCGGCAACACCGGCATCGGCCTCTCGCTGGTCTGCGCGATCAAGGGCTACAAGCTGATCCTGACCATGCCCGACACCATGACCCTCGAGCGCCGCCGGTTGCTCGGTGCCTACGGCGCCAACCTGATTCTCACCCCCGGCGCCCAGGGGATGCGCGGAGCCATCGATAAGGCCGAGGAGATCGCCAAGGCCAAGAAGTGCTTCATGCCCCAGCAGTTCAAGAACCCCGCCAACCCGTGGGTGCATGAGCAGACCACCGGCCCGGAAATCGTTCAGGCCCTCGAGGGCAGGGTCGACGCCTTCGTCGCCGGGGTCGGCACCGGGGGGACCATCACCGGCGTCGGCCATGTGCTGCGCAGGCACAACCCCCAGGTGCACATCGCGGCGGTGGAACCCAGCGACTCGCCGGTTCTCTCCGGCGGCGACCCGGGCCCCCACAAGATCCAGGGGATCGGCGCCGGCTTCGTCCCCGAAGTGCTGGACACCTCGGTCTACCAGCAGGTGCTCACCGTCAGCAACGACGAGGCGATGGCCACCGCCCGGCGGTTGGCCCGCGAAGAGGGGATCTTCGTCGGCATCTCCTCGGGAGCCAACGTGTTCGCCGCCCTCAAGGTGGCGAAGAAGCTGGGCCCCGGCAAGAACGTGGTCACCATGCTGTGCGACACGGGAGAGCGCTACCTCTCCACCGGCATCTACGACTGA
- the larE gene encoding ATP-dependent sacrificial sulfur transferase LarE gives MNIEQKFDTLKNLLREMGSAVVAFSGGVDSTFLLRVACDVLGPDKVVALTATSPTYPQFEFEEACRLAAAFGVRQVVEESNELEIPGFAQNDRRRCYHCKSELFSICRDKARELGCKEILDGSNADDLQDFRPGRDAAKELQVRSPLLEAGLSKDEIRQLSRRLGLPTAEKQAFACLSSRFPYGTEITAERLTQVDRCETFLRHQGFRNYRVRYHGETARIEVAPPEIPRMLDAALREAIVAEFKAAGFTYVSLDLQGYRTGSMNEVTP, from the coding sequence ATGAATATCGAGCAAAAATTCGACACTCTGAAGAACCTGCTGCGCGAGATGGGCTCAGCGGTGGTCGCCTTTTCCGGCGGCGTCGATTCCACCTTTCTGCTGCGGGTGGCCTGCGACGTGCTCGGCCCCGACAAGGTCGTGGCCCTGACCGCCACCTCGCCGACCTACCCCCAGTTCGAATTCGAGGAGGCCTGCAGGCTCGCCGCCGCCTTCGGCGTGCGCCAGGTGGTGGAGGAGAGCAACGAACTGGAAATCCCCGGCTTTGCCCAGAACGACCGCCGCCGCTGCTACCACTGCAAGAGCGAGCTGTTTTCCATCTGCCGCGACAAGGCCCGGGAACTCGGCTGCAAGGAGATCCTCGACGGCTCCAACGCCGACGATTTGCAGGATTTCCGTCCCGGGCGCGATGCCGCAAAAGAGCTGCAGGTGCGCTCGCCGTTGCTGGAGGCGGGCCTGAGCAAGGACGAAATCCGCCAGCTGAGCCGCCGGCTCGGCTTGCCCACCGCGGAGAAGCAGGCCTTCGCCTGCCTCTCCTCGCGCTTTCCCTACGGCACCGAGATCACCGCGGAGCGCCTGACCCAGGTCGACCGCTGTGAAACCTTTCTGCGCCACCAGGGCTTTCGCAACTACCGGGTCCGCTACCACGGAGAGACCGCCCGCATCGAAGTCGCGCCGCCAGAGATCCCGCGGATGCTCGATGCGGCACTACGCGAGGCGATCGTCGCCGAGTTCAAGGCGGCCGGGTTCACCTATGTCTCGCTCGACCTGCAGGGCTACCGCACCGGGAGCATGAATGAAGTAACGCCGTAA